The Leifsonia sp. ZF2019 DNA segment GGCCGGAGGCGACGAGGAGGTCCTTGTCGGTCGGGAACGCGGTGATGTCGTAGCCGGTGTTGACGAAGTCGGCGGCCTTCTTGAGCGTCGCGTCCGGAGCGGCCGGGTTCGACGGGTCGCCCTTCGGGAGGCCCTTGAGCAGCTTGGTCAGGTCGGCGGCCGACGAGAGGCCCGCCTTCTTGGCCACGATGTGCGCGGGCTGCGCGATCGGGTTGAAGAGCTCCCAGTCCACGAAGGGCTTCGCGTACTTGAGGGTGATCGAGTGGTTGTCGTCGCCGATGGTCGGGAACGACGTCTGGTCGATGCCGGCGGTTCCGGCGGCCGGGGTGAAGTACTGCGTGCCCGACTTGACCTCACCCGAGTCGGGGTCGAGGGTCGCGGAGTCGTAGTAGGCGGACTGCATGGCCCAGCCGAGGACCATGTCGTCGGCGGTGACGGGCTGGCCGTCGGACCACTTGGCGTCCTTGGGAAGCGTGTACTTGACAGTCAGCGGGTCGTCCGAGGTCTTCTCGAACGTGCCGAACGAGTCGTCGTGGACGATCTTGTAGTTGTTGTCGATGTACTGGAAGCCGGAGCCGTACGATCCATCGAGGTAGCCGACCTGGCCGTTGGTGTCCAGGTTGCCCTGGGGGGTCTGCGAGTTGAGCGAGGTCAGGTCGTTCACGACGGCGACCGTCACGGTGCCGCCCTTGGCAGCGGTCGAACCGCCGGTGCTCCCGGACGTGGTGCAGGCGGAGAGGGCGAGTGCGGCGACGCCTGCGACGGCGACCGCGCTGACCGCGAACCTGACCTTTCTTCCCTTGGTGTGCAATGTTCCTCCTGTGCGAAGTGTGCGCGGCACAGGCGTGCGAGAGTGCCCAGGCCGCGCTCGATAAGAATGACCCTAGGTAGCGCACGCCATCAATGCAAAATGAGGCCCGAAAACGTTACACAGTGGTAACTCAGTCGGCGGAATCTTGCGCACCCCCGCCCGAAACACCCGGAAAGCGTCGTCGCATGCACGATTTCAAGCGCTTCCACGGCCTTCGAACGCTCTCAGACGCTTCCGGGACTCCCCCGGCGGCGCGGCCTCGGGGCTGGCAGGATGCACATATGAGCAGTGAACCGACCTGGACCGGCGAGGTGCCCGTCGAGCGGCCCGGCCGGGCGCGGCTGTGGTGGGAGATCGCGATCGTTCTGGGGCTGTCCCTCGGGCAGTCCGCGATCTACGCGATCGTCGACATCGTCGACAAGAGCACGCGGTCGCAAGCGCTGGCCGACCAGGTGGCCCAGGTCAACCCGTCGCAGTCGAGCCGGGAGCTGTTCGACGTCGTGTACCAGGTGCTGGGCAACCTGTTCCCGCTGTTCGCCGTCGCACTGGTGATCTTCCTCCTCTGGCAGCCGGGGCGCAGCGGGTTCCGGCGGATCGGCCTGGACGCCACCCGGCCCTGGCAGGACCTCGGGCGGGGCGGGCTGCTCTTCTTGGTGATCGGCATCCCGGGCATCCTGTTCTTCGCGCTCACGCGCGTGCTCGGCATCACCGTCACCGTCGAGGCGTCGTCGCTCACCACCCACTGGTGGACGGTGCCGGTCCTGATCCTCGCGGCGCTGCGGGCCGGGCTGCAGGAGGAGGTCATCGTCGTCGGGTACCTCTACACCCGGCTGCGCCAGCTCGGCTGGGGCACCTGGACGATCATCCTGGGTGCTGCGGTGCTGCGCGGCAGCTACCACCTCTACCAGGGCTTCGGCCCGTTCATCGGCAACGCCGTCATGGGCGTCGTCTTCGGCTGGTGCTACACGCGCTGGGGCCGGACGATGCCCCTGGTGATCGCGCACGTCGTCATCGACATCGTTTCGTTCGTCGGCTATCCGCTCGCCGTCGCCTGGTGGCCCGCGATCTTCGCGTGACGGGCCACCGGGCGACGGCCGCGACTCAGGAGAACGCCTCCGGCGGCGGGCAGGCGCAGAACAGGTTGCGGTCGCCGTAGGCCTGGTCGATGCGGCGCACCGGTGGCCAGTACTTGCCGCGCACCAGCCCCGGGACCGGGTAGACGGCCTGCTCGCGCGTGTACGGGTGGTCCCAGTCGGCGGCGACGACGGACTCCGCCGTGTGCGGCGCTCCGCGCAGCGGGTTGTCGTCGACGGGCCAGGCCCCGTCGGCGACGGCGTCGGCCTCGGCCTTGATCGCGATCATGGCCGTCACGAAGCGGTCGAGCTCGGCGAGGTCCTCGCTCTCGGTCGGCTCCACCATCAGCGTGCCCGCGACGGGGAACGACATCGTCGGCGCGTGGAAGCCGTAGTCGACGAGGCGCTTCGCCACGTCGTCCACCGTCACGCCCGTGCGCTCGGTGAGCGGGCGGACGTCGAGGATGCACTCGTGCGCTACGAGGCCGTCCTCGCCCGCGTACAGCACCGGGAAGTGGTCGCGCAGGCGCGCGGCGACGTAGTTGGCGGCGAGCACAGCAGCACCGGTCGCGTCCCGCAGACCCTCGGCGCCCATCATGCGGACATACGCCCAGCTGATGGGGAGGATGCTCGGACTGCCGTACGGCGCGGCCGAGACCGGCGCGCCGCCGTGCTCCACCCGTCCTCCGCCGGCGAGGACGTGCGTGGCGTCCTGCGCGAGCGGGTGGCCGGGCAGGAACGGCGCGAGGTGCGCCTTCGCCGCGACCGGGCCGACGCCGGGACCGCCGCCGCCGTGCGGGATGCAGAAGGTCTTGTGCAGGTTGAGGTGGCTGACATCGCCGCCGAAGTCGCCGAACCGCGCGTAGCCGAGCAGGGCGTTGAGGTTGGCGCCGTCGACGTAGACCTGTCCCCCGGCGTCGTGGACGGCGGAGGTGATCGCCACGACCTCGTGCTCGTACACGCCGTGCGTCGACGGGTAGGTGATCATGAGGGCGGCGAGCGTCTCGGCGTGCTCCGCGATCTTCGCGCGGAGATCGTCCAGGTCGACGTTGCCGAGCCCGTCGGTCGCGACGACGACCACGCGCATCCCGGCCAGGACGGCGGAGGCGGCGTTCGTGCCGTGCGCGCTCTGCGGGATGAGACAGACCGTGCGCTGTTCATCCCCGCGTGAACGGTGGTAGCCGCGGATCGCCAGCAGGCCGGCGAGCTCGCCCTGGCTGCCCGCGTTGGGCTGCAGGGAGACGGTGTCGTAGCCCGTCACGTCGGCGAGCCAGGCCTCGAGCTGGTCGATCAGCTCGAGGGAGCCGCTCACGTCCGCCGCGGGGGCGAACGGGTGGAGAGCGGCGAACTCCGGCCAGGTGACCGCCTCCATCTCGGTGGCGGCGTTGAGCTTCATCGTGCAGGAGCCGAGCGGGATCATGCCGCGGTCGAGCGCGTAGTCGCGGTCCTGCAGCTGGCGCAGGTAGCGCATCATGGCGGTCTCGGAGTGGTGGGTGTTGAAGACCGGATGGGTCAGGTACTCCGAGCGGCGCTCGAGGGCGGAGTCGAAGGACGCGGCGGACGGCAGCGACAGCGCGGGCTCGCCGTCGACCGTGCCGCCGAGGGCCTCGATCAGGTCCGCGAGGGGGAAGACGCCGTCGCGCAGGTCGGCGGCGACCTCCTCGTCCACGCTCAGGGAGACCAGGCCCGCGTCCGTGGCGTGCAGCAGCAGCCCGCGTGCGTGGGCGCGCTCGACGACGCCGGACGCGTCGTCGACGGCGACCTGGAGCGTGTCGAAGAACGACCGGGACACCACCTCGACGCCCGAGGCGCGCAGCAGCTCTGCGACCGCGGCGGTGCTCGCGTGCACCTGGCGGCCGATCGCGCGGAGCCCGCGCGGGCCGTGATAGACGGCGTACATCGCGGCCATGACGGCCAGGAGCACCTGCGCGGTGCAGATGTTGGAGGTGGCCTTCTCCCGGCGGATGTGCTGCTCGCGGGTCTGCAGGGTGAGGCGGTAGGCCGGCTTGCCCACGGCGTCCTGCGAGACGCCGACGAGGCGGCCGGGCAGCTGACGCTCCAGTCCGGAGCGGACGGCCATGTAGCCGGCGTGCGGGCCGCCGAACCCCATCGGCACCCCGAAGCGCTGGCTCGTGCCCACCGCGACATCGGCGCCGAGCTCTCCCGGCGAGCGGAGCTGCGTGAGGGCGAGCAGGTCGGCGGCCGCCACCACGACGGCGCCGGCGGCCTTGGCCGTCGCGATCACGGCGGACGGATCCCAGACGCGCCCGGACGCCCCCGGGTACTGCACGAACAGACCGAAGGCGTCGGAGAGCTCCGGGGCATCGGCGGCCGTCGACGCGAGGTCGCGCACGACGAGCTCGATGCCGACGGCCTCCGCCCGGTTGCGGAGCAGGGCGACGGTCTGCGGGAAAGTGTCCACGTCGACGACGAACCGCGCGGACGCGGCCTTGGAGGCGCGCCGGGCCAGCAGCATCCCCTCGACCACGGCGGTGCCCTCGTCGAGCATCGACGCGTTCGCGGTGTCGAGCCCCGTGAGATCGGCGACCATCGTCTGGAAGTTGATCAGGGCTTCCAGACGTCCCTGCGAGATCTCGGGCTGGTAGGGCGTGTACGCCGTGTACCAGCCGGGGTTCTCGAGCACGTTCCGCTTGACGACCGCGGGGGTGATGGTCCCGTAGTAGCCGAGGCCGATCAGCGAGCGGTTGACCGTGTTGCGCGAGGCGATCTGCCGCAGCTCGCGGAGCGCGGCACGCTCGCTCGCGGGCGACGGCAGCGCGGGCCGGTAGGCGGGGTCGACGCGGATGCCGGCGGGCACGGCCGCGGCGACGACCTCCTCGACGGAGGAGTACGAGCGCGCGTGCGCCTCCCCGAGTGCGGACAGCATGGTGCGCTGAGCGTCGCCGTCGGTCCCGATGTGGCGCGCCTGGAAGAGTTCAGTCATGTGCGGGGAACAGCCTCACTCGCCCGTGAGGGCGGCGTACTCGTCGTAGCCGAGCAGGGCGGGCAGCTCGGTGAAGGAGACCTTCACGAGCCAGCCCTCGCCGAACGGGTCGCTGTTGACCAGCTCGGGGGAATCGACGACGGCGTCGTTCACGGCGGTGACGGTGCCGTCGACGGGCGCGAACAGCTCACCGACCGACTTCGTCGACTCGATCTCGCCGACGACACGACCGGCGGCGACGGAGCTGCCCACCGCCGGCAGTTCGACGAAGACGACGTCGCCCAGCTTCTCGGCGGCGTAGGAGGTGATGCCCACGGTCGCGACGTCGCCCTCCACGAGGAGCCACTCGTGCTCGGCGGTGTACTTGAGGTCCTGCTCTGCGGCCATGTCAGCCGTCCTTTCGTGGGGAGTCGGTCTTCCTGCGGTAGAAGGGGAGGGCGGTGACGGTGAACGGGAGGCGGGTGCCGCGCACGTCGACGTGCAGCTCGGTCCCGGGACGGGCGAACCGGGGCGCGACGTAGGCCATCGCGATGGGCACGCCGATGGTCGGCGAGAGGGCGCCGGAGGTGACGACGCCCACCTCCTCGTCCGCGCCGTCGGGGGCGGCGGCGACCACCGGGTAGCCCGCGCGGGCGGCGCGCTTCCCCTGGCCGGTCAGGCCGACGAGCACGCGGGCGTCGGGGTGGGGGCCGTCCTCGCTGGCGGCGCGGCCGATGAAGTCGGTGTCCTTCGCGAGGTTCACGACGCGGCCGAGGCCGGCCGACGCCGGCTTGGTGTCGAGGCCGAGCTCGTGACCGTACAGCGGCATCCCGGCCTCCAGACGGAGGGTGTCGCGGCTGGCGAGACCGGCGGGCACGAGGCCCTGCTCGGTGCCGGCCTCCAGGAGGGCGTCCCACAGGGTGCGCGCCTCGTCGGGCGCGAGATACAGCTCGAAGCCGTCCTCACCCGTGTAGCCGGTGCGCGCGATGAGGACCTGGTGGCCCTCGAACTCGGCGGGAACGCTCCAGTAGTACTTGAGCGCGGTGAGGCGCTCGGCGATGTCGCCGCCCTCGACGGTGAAGCCCTCGGTCGCGAGCAGGATGGACAGGCTCGCCGGCCCCTGCACCGCGATCAGGGCGATGTCGTCGCTCTCGTCGTAGACCTCGACATCGAACGGGGCGGTGCGCTCGCGCAACTCCTCGGCGACGACGTCGCGGTTGCCGGCGTTGGCGACCACCATGAAGCGGTCGTCGCCGGTGCGGTAGACCACCAGGTCGTCCACGATCCCGCCGGCGCGCGAGAGCAGCAGCGAGTACTTCGCCTGGTCGATCGCGAGAGCGGAGAGCTTGCCGGCGAGCGCGTAGTCCAGGGCCTCCCCGGCCTCCGGCCCGATGAGCACGATCTCGCCCATGTGGGAGAGGTCGAACAGCCCCGCCGCGGTGCGGACGGCGTGATGCTCGGCGAGGTCGCTCGAGTAGCGCACGGGCATCTGCCACCCGGCGAAGTCTGTGAAGGAGGCGCCCGCGGCGGCGTGGGCGTCGTGGAGGGGCGACGTGCGTCCGCCGTCGTGCGGCCGGTCGTCCTGCGAGGTCATGAGTTCTCCGATCGCCGGCCGTCGGCCGGGGGCTGTCGCAGCGGTCGCCCGCTGACGGGAAGAACTCCCCCTCTGTCATCCGGCCTGAGAGTTTCACCGGCGAGCACCCGCGCGGGCGCCGCCGATTTTCACCGTGGGCGAGGACGGCGGTCGCCGTCCTGCTTTTCAGAGTGGCCAGTCCGATGCGGTACGCGTACCTGAGAGATTGTCGGGGAGGATTGCTCCTTCGGTGTCGCCACGCTCGCGCGCGCGACTCTCCCGCATCGACCTCGTCGGCCCTGTGTTCAGTTGGATGGGGCCAGCATAACGGACGCGGCGGTTTGGTGTTCTGGTCGATCTGACACTAAGATGGGTCAAGTTAGAGTCAGAATGACTTTTAGTAGCGGTTCCGTCCGAACGGGAGCAGCGATGGCAGGGGAGCACCAGAGGCCGAGCGTGATGCTCGCCGTCTCCACGGTGATCTTCGCCCTGCGCACGGACGACGCGACGGGCGGCCTTCCCCAGGTCTGGCTGCCACTGGTGCGCCGCATCCGCGATCCGTTCGAGGGCCGCTGGGCGCTCCCCGGCGGGCCGCTGCACGGCGAGGAGGATCTCGCCTTCGCCGCCGCCCGCACCCTCAGCGACACGACCGGCCTCACCCCGCGGTACCTGGAGCAGCTGTACGCCTTCGGCGACACCTCCCGCTCCCCCGCCGGCGAACGCGTCGTCTCGATCGTCTACTGGGCGCTGGTGCGCTCGGAGGAGGCCGAGCGTGCGAGCGTCGGCGAGAACGTGCGCTGGTTCCCGGCCGACGACCTCCCGCCGCTCGCCTTCGACCACCAGCTCATCGCGGAGTACGCCCTCTGGCGGCTGCGCACCAAGATGGAGTACTCCCGCATCGCCCACGCCTTCCTGGGCGAGCGCTTCACCCTCGCCCAGCTGCGGGAGGTGCACGAGGCGGTCCTCGGGCGCGCGCTCGACCCCGCCAACTTCCGCCGCACGATCGAGGCCTCCGGCACTGTGGAGGCGACGGACGAATACCTGACCGGCACACCGCACCGCCCCCCGCGGCTCTACCGGTACAACGACTCGATCGACCTCGCCGACGCGGGCCCACTGCCGCGCCAGCAGCATCCATTCGGAGGAGAGAAATGACCACGATCGCCTCGGTCGACACGACCATCCAGCTCATCGCCCGCGGCGAGGTCGACGGCGCGACCTGCACGCCCGACCTCGTCGAGGCGCCCTGGAACTTCGACTCCGCTCCCCCGTCGTACGGGCCCGGCGCCTCGATGGCCGACCCGATCCCCGCACTCGCACCGCGGCAAGGCGAGCTGCCGGAGGAGTACCGCACGGCGAGCGCCGACGAGCTGCACACGCGCATCCTGGACGCCAAGGCCGCACTCGGAGACCGCGTCGCGGTGATGGGCCACTTCTACCAGCGCGACGAGGTCGTGCAGTTCGCCGACTTCGTGGGCGACTCCTTCCAGCTGGCGAATGCGGCCAAGGCGCGTCCGGAGGCGGAGGCGATCGTGTTCTGCGGAGTGCACTTCATGGCCGAGACCGCCGACATCGTGTCGCGCCCCGACCAGCGCGTCATCCTCCCGAACCTGGCCGCCGGGTGCTCGATGGCCGACATGGCCGACCTCGACTCGGTGCAGGAGTGCTGGGAGCAGCTCGAGGAGCTGTACGGGACGGAGCCGGATGCGGAGGGGCGTGTGCCGGTCATCCCGGTGACGTACATGAACTCGTCGGCGGCGCTCAAAGCCTTCTGCGGGGAGCACGGCGGGATCGTCTGCACCTCCTCCAACGCGGCGACCGTGCTGCAGTGGGCGTTCGAGCGCGGGCAGCGGGTCCTTTTCTTCCCCGACCAGCACCTCGGCCGCAACACCGCCAAGGCGATGGGCGTGCCGCTGGAGCAGATGCCGCTGTGGAACCCGCGCAAGGCGTGGGGCGGGACGGACGAGCAGACCCTGCAGGACGCCCGCGTGATCCTCTGGCACGGCTTCTGCTCGGTGCACAAGCGCTTCACGGTCGGGCAGATCGAGCACGCCCGCGCCGAGTTCCCCGGCGTCCGGGTGATCGTGCACCCCGAGTGCCCGATGGACGTCGTCGACGCGGCCGACGAGTACGGTTCGACAGACTACATCGTGAAGGCCATCCAGGCGGCGCCCGCCGGATCGACGTTCGCGATCGGGACCGAGATCAACCTCGTCCAACGGCTCGCGGCGCAGTTCCCGCAGCACACGATCTTCTGCCTCGACGCGGTCGTCTGCCCGTGCTCGACGATGTACCGCATCCACCCCGGCTACCTGGCGTGGGTGCTGGAGGGCCTCGTCCGCGGCGAGGTGCTCAACCAGGTGAGCGTGCCGGCCGAGGTCGCCGAGCCCGCCCGCGTCGCGCTGGAGCGGATGCTCGCGGCGCGGCCGGACACGACCATGGCGGCCTGACGTGGCACGTGTGGTCGTCGTCGGCAGCGGGATCGCCGGCCTGGTCGCGGCGCTCGATGCGGCGCACGACCACGAGGTCGTGCTGGTCACCAAGGCCGTGCTCGCCGAAAGCAACACCCGGTACGCCCAGGGCGGGATCGCCGCCGCGCTCTTCCCGGACGACAGCTCGGCCGCGCACGCGGCCGACACGCTGCGCGCCGGCGCCGGCCTCGCCGTGCTCGAAGCCGTGGACGCGCTCTGCGCGGACGCCCCGCAGCGCATCCGCGAGCTGATCGACCTCGGTGTTCGGTTCGATCGCGACGGCGACGGACTCGCCCGCGGCCTGGAGGCGGCGCACTCCCGTGCGCGAGTGCTGCACGCGGGGGGCGACGCCACGGGCGCCGAGATCGAGCGGGCGCTCGTCGCCGCTGTGCGCTCCTCCGCCGCACGGATCGTCGA contains these protein-coding regions:
- the gcvT gene encoding glycine cleavage system aminomethyltransferase GcvT yields the protein MTSQDDRPHDGGRTSPLHDAHAAAGASFTDFAGWQMPVRYSSDLAEHHAVRTAAGLFDLSHMGEIVLIGPEAGEALDYALAGKLSALAIDQAKYSLLLSRAGGIVDDLVVYRTGDDRFMVVANAGNRDVVAEELRERTAPFDVEVYDESDDIALIAVQGPASLSILLATEGFTVEGGDIAERLTALKYYWSVPAEFEGHQVLIARTGYTGEDGFELYLAPDEARTLWDALLEAGTEQGLVPAGLASRDTLRLEAGMPLYGHELGLDTKPASAGLGRVVNLAKDTDFIGRAASEDGPHPDARVLVGLTGQGKRAARAGYPVVAAAPDGADEEVGVVTSGALSPTIGVPIAMAYVAPRFARPGTELHVDVRGTRLPFTVTALPFYRRKTDSPRKDG
- a CDS encoding NUDIX hydrolase → MAGEHQRPSVMLAVSTVIFALRTDDATGGLPQVWLPLVRRIRDPFEGRWALPGGPLHGEEDLAFAAARTLSDTTGLTPRYLEQLYAFGDTSRSPAGERVVSIVYWALVRSEEAERASVGENVRWFPADDLPPLAFDHQLIAEYALWRLRTKMEYSRIAHAFLGERFTLAQLREVHEAVLGRALDPANFRRTIEASGTVEATDEYLTGTPHRPPRLYRYNDSIDLADAGPLPRQQHPFGGEK
- the nadA gene encoding quinolinate synthase NadA — encoded protein: MASVDTTIQLIARGEVDGATCTPDLVEAPWNFDSAPPSYGPGASMADPIPALAPRQGELPEEYRTASADELHTRILDAKAALGDRVAVMGHFYQRDEVVQFADFVGDSFQLANAAKARPEAEAIVFCGVHFMAETADIVSRPDQRVILPNLAAGCSMADMADLDSVQECWEQLEELYGTEPDAEGRVPVIPVTYMNSSAALKAFCGEHGGIVCTSSNAATVLQWAFERGQRVLFFPDQHLGRNTAKAMGVPLEQMPLWNPRKAWGGTDEQTLQDARVILWHGFCSVHKRFTVGQIEHARAEFPGVRVIVHPECPMDVVDAADEYGSTDYIVKAIQAAPAGSTFAIGTEINLVQRLAAQFPQHTIFCLDAVVCPCSTMYRIHPGYLAWVLEGLVRGEVLNQVSVPAEVAEPARVALERMLAARPDTTMAA
- a CDS encoding CPBP family intramembrane glutamic endopeptidase, giving the protein MSSEPTWTGEVPVERPGRARLWWEIAIVLGLSLGQSAIYAIVDIVDKSTRSQALADQVAQVNPSQSSRELFDVVYQVLGNLFPLFAVALVIFLLWQPGRSGFRRIGLDATRPWQDLGRGGLLFLVIGIPGILFFALTRVLGITVTVEASSLTTHWWTVPVLILAALRAGLQEEVIVVGYLYTRLRQLGWGTWTIILGAAVLRGSYHLYQGFGPFIGNAVMGVVFGWCYTRWGRTMPLVIAHVVIDIVSFVGYPLAVAWWPAIFA
- the gcvH gene encoding glycine cleavage system protein GcvH; protein product: MAAEQDLKYTAEHEWLLVEGDVATVGITSYAAEKLGDVVFVELPAVGSSVAAGRVVGEIESTKSVGELFAPVDGTVTAVNDAVVDSPELVNSDPFGEGWLVKVSFTELPALLGYDEYAALTGE
- the gcvP gene encoding aminomethyl-transferring glycine dehydrogenase: MTELFQARHIGTDGDAQRTMLSALGEAHARSYSSVEEVVAAAVPAGIRVDPAYRPALPSPASERAALRELRQIASRNTVNRSLIGLGYYGTITPAVVKRNVLENPGWYTAYTPYQPEISQGRLEALINFQTMVADLTGLDTANASMLDEGTAVVEGMLLARRASKAASARFVVDVDTFPQTVALLRNRAEAVGIELVVRDLASTAADAPELSDAFGLFVQYPGASGRVWDPSAVIATAKAAGAVVVAAADLLALTQLRSPGELGADVAVGTSQRFGVPMGFGGPHAGYMAVRSGLERQLPGRLVGVSQDAVGKPAYRLTLQTREQHIRREKATSNICTAQVLLAVMAAMYAVYHGPRGLRAIGRQVHASTAAVAELLRASGVEVVSRSFFDTLQVAVDDASGVVERAHARGLLLHATDAGLVSLSVDEEVAADLRDGVFPLADLIEALGGTVDGEPALSLPSAASFDSALERRSEYLTHPVFNTHHSETAMMRYLRQLQDRDYALDRGMIPLGSCTMKLNAATEMEAVTWPEFAALHPFAPAADVSGSLELIDQLEAWLADVTGYDTVSLQPNAGSQGELAGLLAIRGYHRSRGDEQRTVCLIPQSAHGTNAASAVLAGMRVVVVATDGLGNVDLDDLRAKIAEHAETLAALMITYPSTHGVYEHEVVAITSAVHDAGGQVYVDGANLNALLGYARFGDFGGDVSHLNLHKTFCIPHGGGGPGVGPVAAKAHLAPFLPGHPLAQDATHVLAGGGRVEHGGAPVSAAPYGSPSILPISWAYVRMMGAEGLRDATGAAVLAANYVAARLRDHFPVLYAGEDGLVAHECILDVRPLTERTGVTVDDVAKRLVDYGFHAPTMSFPVAGTLMVEPTESEDLAELDRFVTAMIAIKAEADAVADGAWPVDDNPLRGAPHTAESVVAADWDHPYTREQAVYPVPGLVRGKYWPPVRRIDQAYGDRNLFCACPPPEAFS